GATATGAAATCCGTTTTCATTCTGTCAACATTCCTCTCTTTGGTAACATCCCTCACTATTATGACCACTCCGTTTATGTTCTGAGGCTGTCCCTCAGCAATACCGCTGCCCTTGATATGAATAACTGTCGAAGATGCCCGCAGTACCACTGATGAGGATAGCTCTATATCTGTGGTTAAAACCTCATCAGAGACTGCAATCATGCTCTGTTTAAACAGGCCGGACATGACTCCGCCGAAAACATCCTGTACTGATTTGCCTGTGGTCTCGCAGGCGGTAATACCAAAAAATTCGGCAAGCGGGCTATTGATGCGTGTAATTATTCCACCTGAGTCAACAACCAGAAGGCCGTCCGCCATGTTATTTATGACGGCATTGAGGTAGTTGAGGGTAGCGGTAACTTTGAAGTCTTTTTCAGCCAAACTGCCGGCGGCTTCCTCGAAGCGTTCAAAAATCTCGACTATGTCAATTGCCATAAATTGAAGGATACTGGAGAGAGCATCAAATTCATCCCCTGTGTTTATGTCAATTTTGGCGTCATACTCGTGATCAACAAGTTTCTTTGCGTACTCAATGATTGTATTTAGCGGCTCATCTATTATTTTTTTGAGAAGAAACCCTGCGACACCTGAAACTATAACAAGTGTAATCAGAAAAGGCCAAAAACCTTCATAGAGAAAATTCACGCTCGCAGTAACGGCTATCGAAAGTACTACTATTAGCAAAGTTTTTTTATAAAGTGCCGAAACTCTCAACTAAGTGTACTCCTTCCACTAAAGGGTTATATTGTTTATATCCAGGCTTATCGCTTATCATATCTCTATCCTGAACTCACACCAGCCGTCAATGTTTCTCACCGTGATGGTGCCTTTCATACTTTTTTCCACCAGTAATTTTGTAACGTATAAACCAAGCCCGGTTCCACAGGACTTATCTTTGGTGGTAAAATATGGGTCAAAGATTTTACCGATAATATCCTCCGGCACCCCGCCGCCATTGTCAGCTATAGTTATTATTATTTTATTGGTAGCGGGCTCTTTATATGTATGTATTTTAACAATACGCTCAGGGGTTTGCCTCTGCTGCCAAACATCCCTGACGTTAGTCAACATGTTCATAATAACCTGGGCAAATTCACTCTGTACGGCATTTATAGTCAAGTCATCATCGAGCTCTTTCTCTATCACAATATCTTCCATGTCAAAATACCCGCTTGTAACTGCTAATGCGTTGTTTATCATCTCTTTGATTTTGAGCTCTTCCGCTTGTTGATTGCTCATGTAAAAGTCTTTAAAGTCATTAATAGTGTTTGACAGTCCGTCAAGTTCCGACATAACGGTTGTAATATTTTTTTCCAGATATTCATCGCTTAATTCATTATACTTGAATGCGTCGCCTATATCCTGAATTAAGAGACCTATTGTAGTCAGTGGCTGCCTCCACTGATGTGCAATATTAACCAGCAGTTCACCCATTGCCACATGGCGCGACTGCTCATACATAAGTTGGTCCATAGAGCGGTTTTTAGCAATCTCTTCCTCCACTTTCCTGTGTAAGTTCAGGTTCATTGTCATTATTGCCTCTTCCATCGCTTTGCGCCCTGTTATATCTCTTACAAATGCAAACATTATGTTGTCATTTTTAATATAATTAACACTTATCTCAACATCAATAATCTTACCATCCTTGCACCTGTGTCTGGATTCAAAACGGTCTCCACCTGTTTCCATTATTTTTTCTATACGCCTTCGTGTGTCTTCCGGAGACTCTATCACTTCAACATTACGGATTGTCATTTTTAACAACTCTTGTTGCGTGTATCCTGTCATATTACAATATGCCGTATTAACCTGTATCAGTTTTCCTTCCGTGTCCACTACCCAAAAACCGTCAATTGAGGTTTGCAATATTGTTTTGTATCGTTGCTCTATGGTTAGCCTCTCAGTAATATCCTCTATCAGTACGACACAGTATTGTATTAATCCATCCTGAGCACGCCTGCAATTTATCCACGACATTGTATGTATGATAGTGCCGTCTTTTCTGATAAAACGTTTCTGAATCTTATACCCGTCCATTTGACCGTTAAGCACCCGGCTGAATAAAGCTAAATCCGGTTGAAGGTCCTCCGGGAAAGTGATCTCCTCCCATGTCATTTTTATCAGCTCTTCTTTTGAATATCCCAACATCTCGCACAGTTTATTATTTGCGTCTAACCAGCCCTTTGACGGAGATGTTATTGCTATGCCGATAGTGCTAAATTCAAAGGCGGTATGTAATTGTTGTTTTTTCTCTAATGCAGCTCTCTCCAGCATCTTACACTCAGTGACATCACGCCATATGCTTGTGATAACCCCTGCGTCCTCACCGGCAACCTGCTCAAGGATAGATGAATTGATACAAAAAAACCTTTCACCACTGTTTGTAATAATAGAAACATCCTGATTGGTACTGACTCCCTCCCTTAGTACCTGGTTTTCTATTTGTATATAAGCGTCCTGCGGTTTTACATTGAAACGTTGAAGCCATGAGTATAAATTTGTTTCCAACATGTCTTTCCGTAAACAATTGAAGAAACTGCAAAATGTGTTGTTGATAAAAATGATATTCTTACCCGGGTCAGTGATGACAATTCCGTCTGAGGAGGAGTTTAACAGCTTTTCAAAAAACTTTACTGTTTGTGCAGTGGTATATGATTGAAGTGGTTTCATATCTTTCTTATCGGGTCCTTCCATTATAATATTATTTGGAAATATTCACGGCACATATTTTAAACTCAGGCTGCTTGGAGTGTTCATCGTATGCCGGATTTGTTAATAAATTCGCAAGCTTACCCTCACCTGTGTTTAACCCCCTGCCGTAATGGCTTGGCATGTATAGTGTACCTTCCGGCACACGGTCGGTTAATCGGGCACATACGTGCACAGTGCCCCTTCCGGAGGTGACTTTGACGGAATCTCCCTCTGCTATGCCAAGCCTGTGAGCATCATTGTAGTGTATTTCTACAAAGCTCTCAGGGGCAAGTCTGTTCAGGACAGGTATCCGCCCCGTACGTGAACGTGTGTTGAAATGGCAGGACAGTCTGCCGGTTGATAAAATAAATGGATACTCATCAGTGGTCACTTCAGCCGCCTCTTTATAGGAGCGAGGCAGCAGAGCCGCTCTGCCGTCGGCTCTGTGGAATCTCATATCTGTAAAAAGTCTGGGTGTTCCCGGATGATTGTTGTCGGGGCAGGGAAATTGCACTCCCGTGTTCCCTCTTAGTCGTGAGTAGGTTATGCCTGTTATATCGCATATGCGCCCTCGTGTAAGCCCTTTCCATTCCTCAAAAACCTCCTCAGGGTGCGTATATGGAAACATATGCTTAAAACCCATGGCAGCGGCTATCAGCCATATAATCTCATAGTCGGGTTTTGCCTCTCCAGGGGGTTCTGTAAACTTTTCAACCAGTTCAACACGCCGCTCGGATGATACAAATGTGCCGGTCTTTTCACCCCACTGGGCTGCCGGTAAAACAACACCGGCAAGGGCGGTGGTCTCGGTAGGGAAAATGTCCTGCACTATCAATAACTCCGCCTTAGAAAGTCCCTCTTCAATCCACCTTGTGTGCGGAAGCGATACAGCCGGATTTGTTGTCATCACCCACAGAGCACGTATTTCACCGCTATGCAGCCCCTTTATTATGTCAATAATTGAACGTCCGGGCATCGGGTGGATTTTTTCAAAAGGTACCCCCCAGTAGGCTGCAACCTCCTTGCGGTGGTGGTGGTTTAAAACCTGTCTGAAGCCGGGCAGCAGATGCGAAAGTGCTCCAACCATTCTGTTGCCTAAAGTGTTTGCCTCACCGGTTATAGACAGAGGCCCGGCGCCTGCTCTGCAATAATTACCGGTTAACAGCAGTAGATTATGAACAGTGTTGTTTTTAAAAACCGCCTGTGTGGAATGGTTGTAGCCCATAAACCAAAACGCCAGCAACGCTTTGGCATTACCCATCATACGGGCGGCTTTAATGATTTCCTCTGCGGAGCAACCGGTTATCCTTGCTGCCGCTGAAGGTGGATAATCCTCAAGGAATTCTTTAAGCTCATCAAGGCCGCTTGCATATTGTCTGACATGGTCCTCATTAACAAAACCCTCTTTTATTAAAACATGTGCAAGGGCATTGTTAAGAGCAACATCTGTTCCATGCCTAATCCGCAAATGAATATCTGCAATACTCGTGGTTTCAGATTTGCGAGGGTCTGCTACAATGACTTTAGTGCCGTTTTTTTGTATAGCGTCACTTACACGTTTAAAGAGTATTGGAACAGAAACAGCCATATTGCTGCCGGCAATAAAAAACAAGTCGGCCTCCTCTATGTCTGCATAACAAGCTGGAGGGGCGTCTGTGCCCAATGTCGAAGAAAACCCTGCGGCGGTGCTGGACATACAGAGCCGTGTGCTGCATTCAAAGTTGTTTGTTCCAACGGCGCCTTTTATAAGCTTGTTGACAAGATAATACTCCTCGGTAAGGTTGGCGGCACCGCCGTAGAAGGCTATTGCATCCGCTCCGTGCTCTTTTATGATACGTTGTAAATTATCTGCAACGTGCTTTACCGCCTCAGGCCACGTAACCGGCGTTAGCTTGTTGCCACATCTCAGTAAAGGCGATGTAAGACGGTCGGGAGCACTAAATACCTGAGGCAATGTGGAGGCAAGCGGGCAGATATGTCCGTTATTTACAGGATATCCCTTTACGCCCTCAATACCTCTAACAGCACCGTCCTTTATGCAGACTAACACTGCGCAGCCAAACCCGCAATAAGGGCAGGTTGATTTCACCCATTGTGTTTCCGCTCTTATGTCAGTCATCGTGACACACATCCCTGAGTATCCAACCCTTTATCCTTTTTTTCTGTAATTCCAGTTTTTTAGTATAAAATATTTTATTAATTATAACACATTTAATTGTATGATTAATTGCCGGTACAGTTAATCCTACAACTCTCATTTATTCGTATTCAAACTTATCAAAAACTCAGCTCCACCATTGACATTCTGAACCGTCAGCGTACCGCCCATATTTGTCTCAATGATTGTCTTTGACATGTAAAGGCCAAGTCCTGTACCCCCTGTCTCTTTGGTTGTAAAGTAAGGCTCAAATATTCTCTCCATAGCATCCTCAGGTATTCCGCCGCCATTGTCTCTTATCGTAACAATAAGTTTGGATTTATCTGCATTGCTGCCGATATTGATTTCTATACATCCTCTCAGTTCAGAATCAATGCCGCCTTTAGAAATAATTGCTTCTTTTGAGTTATTTAAGATATTAAGCACTACCTGCTTAAATTCGTTAGGATAGCCCTCTGTAAACAGACCGGCGTCCTCATTGGTTTTAACAGAAACATATATATTGTTTTTAGTGAAAACATGAAAAAATATAGAGAGTAATTCCTCTATTGCAGATTTAACATCAAACATAGCTTTTTTCTTTGAAGGTACAAAGAAATTCTTGAAGTCATCTATCGTTTTTGACATGAAATCAATTTGCTGCATCGTAACTCTAACCGTATCATCAATATACTTATCATCAATCTCACCGTATGTATAAGAGTCCTTAAAGTCCTGCACATTCAAACCTATGGCATTCAGGGGCTGTTTCCACTGATGTGCTATGAGCCCTATCATCTCGCCCATGGCCGCCATCTTGGATTGCTGAATAAGGATTTGCTCATGATTTTGTCTTTTTTCAGTTTCCGACTTTACAAGCGCCTCAAGGTTTTTATTTAATTTTCGCAATTTCTCTTCCATATGTTTACGGTCGGTGATGTCGCGCGCCGCTGCAAATACCCCTAAAATATTGCCCGCAATATCCTTATATACAGAGGCGTTATAAAGAACCGGAGTAATATGCCCATTGCGGTGTCTTATGCTGAGTTCGTAATCGCGCACCTCCCCGGCATTGAACACCTCTTTGTAGCCTGCTTCGGCTTTCTCGGGGTCAGTAAAATAGTCTGAGAAATTTGTTCCTATCAACTCGTCTCTACAATATCCAGTAATGTTCTCTGCAGCCGTGTTCACATCGCTTACTTTACCGTCATATGTGATAGTTACAAGAGGGTCTAAACTGCTCTCTATAAGATTCCTGCTGTACAGGCCGATTGCCTTTATGGCGTCTTCCGTTCTTTTACGTTCAACAGCAATGGCGTAAATGGCAGCCAGACGTTGTATGACATTTAAATCATCATCTGTGTAGTCTTTTTCTGAGTTAGCCAGCGCTATCTGCCCTATAAGCTTATTTCCTATCACTGCAGGGACAGAGAGAAATCTCTCTAACGGAACGTGTCCTGAGGGAATGCACCCTTTAAAAGTTGGATGCGCCGGAGGATTATTGGTGTAAAACCCTTCTTTTTTATTTAATGCGTGTCCCCATAGTGCGTTATAGCCATCCTTGCCTTTGGGTAAAGCAATCTTGTGCAATATAGTATTTACCCTGCATATCTGTTGGTTTGCCATGTCGGTGTACGTGTGTCCTACGAGTTCCTCTGTTTTTGGATCTATCTCAGACACATATCCATGTGAGCTTCCGGTAAGCTTCATGGCCTGTTTGTGGACTATCTCTGCAATATCGAAAACACTTTTCTCCGGGGATAGCAGCGTTTCAGACACTTCTGCAACTGTCCTCTGAAAATCCAGCTCCCTTGTCATTGTTGCCTGTGCATGTTTAACGTCTGAAATATCATGAATTAATGTAAACTTGGATATTGTGCCGTCAATGCCTTTTATTGGAGTATTAAAATGTGAGTATGTTTTTTGGTTCTTTGGGCAAACCCACTCCCATGTAACAGTTTTTCCTGAAAATACATCATCCAGCTTACACCATAAACATCGCTGCGTCCCATTATGGAAATATTCATAGCATTTGCGGCCGTTTATTTCACCAAACTCTTTAATAATAGCAGCGTTTGCAAACTCTATACCATATTTGCTGTTAACTATGTAAATTCCATCATCCAGTGTCTGCATTATATTTGTAAGTTTGTCCCTCTCTATTTCAAGTGCCTCTTCAGCGTCCTTTTTAGCCGTTATATCCTCGATAACCGCAATAAAATACATGGGAGCACCTGAATTGTCACGGACAAGTGATACTGTTACCATGCCCCAAATTATACCGCCCTGCTTTGTTATATATCGTTTCTCCCTGGAGAAGTTATTTCTTTGCCCTAAAAGCGTCTGTTTGATTAATTCTATATCCTTTTTTAAATCATCATAATACGTTATCTGTTGAAATGATATAGATAACATTTCCTCTTTTTCATATCCCATTATTGTACAAAAACGATCATTTACTCGGATAAATTTCCCCTCCGGCGACACATGGGCAATTCCCACCGCCGCATTTTCAAAAGTCGTCCTGAACAATTCCTCGCTTTCTCTGAGTTTAATATCAGCAAGTCTTTCTTTTGTAATATTATGAAAACTCCAAACTCTGCCGATTACCTCCTCAGTTGTTTTCTGTGGAAGTGAATATCTTTGGAAATACCGTCCGTCTTTAAACTCTATAATGTCAAAACTCTCCATTTCCGGTTGGTTATACAATTCATTTACCTTATTTATAAAACTATCAGGGTCTTTCAATTGTGACAAAACATATGACAGTATTGTATGGTCGTCTTTGGAGGAAAGAATGTCATCGGGAATGTTCCACATTTTTACAAAAGTGTGGTTATAAGTCGTTACTTTCCGGTCCTTTCCTATCACCAAAATACCGTCTGCGGTAGAATTCAAAGTTGAATGTAATAATGACAACGACTTTTCCAGCTTCTCGTTTGCTTTGCGCAGTTGTTCCGACTGTTCCGTTATTAACTGTCTTTGCTTGTCAAGTTCCAGAAATACATTTACCTTACTAATTAAAATCTTATCGTCTATCGGTTTTAACAAGTAATCTACGGCGCCGCTTTCATAGCCTTTAAAAACAAGTTGTTCATCTCTGCTTGAAGCGCTTATAAAAATTATTGGAAGAGTCTTTGTTTTTTTGTTGCTTCTGATTAGGTTTGCTACATCAAAGCCATTCATTTCAGGCATCTGTACATCCAGTATTACAAGGGCGAAGTCATGACTCAGGAGGTTCCACAGCGCATCTTTCCCGTTTAGCGCCTTTATGATGTTTACATCAGCACGCTCAAGGAGAGTTTCCAGTACAAGAAGATTTTCTTCTCTGTCATCAACTATTAAAATGTTTTGCATAAACGCTCACCACAATAGTTCATAATGTCTTTGTGTGTGACCCTGCCAATAAAAACTGGATTGCCGTTTTCACGGCAATGACGTAAAAGGAATGACTTCCGCTAAAGGGGATTCCCCTGAAAGCGGAGCCCCATCCCTCATTGCCGCCCATGAGCGGTAATCCAGTCCTTTTGTAGGGGCAGGCACACAGTGATAATTTTCATCGTCCTGTGTCACAGCAAATCATAAGTGTTTCCTGTATTTTATCTGCAATCGCTTCAATATCTAAAATATAATCTACCTCTGTTTCCGCTGTTGCTGCAGTCGGCATTGCCGGATATTGCGCGCTTTGAGGATTTTGTACTATCGCCATCCCCCCTCTTTCCTTTATCCTCTTTAACCCCACGCTGCCGTCACTGTTAGCCCCTGTTAGTATTATACCAATAATATGCTCACGAAATACATCCGATGCGCTTTCAAAAAGCACGTCTATCGAGGGACGGGAATAGTTGACAAGCGCATCCACAGATAGCGAAAATGTCCTGTCGTCTTCCACCAACAGATGATAATCCGGCGGCGCTATATATACGCAGCCTTTCCTGGTTTTTTCCTTATCCTCGGCATATTTGATTTTTAGCTGCACCTCTGTGCTTAAAAATTTTATCAACTCGTCTTTTGTATCCCGATGCAAGTGTAACACAACTACAATGGGAAGGGGAAAATCAACCGGTAAATTTACCAGCAGTGTTTTAAGCGCATCAAGGCCGCCTGCGGAGGCTCCTATTACAACCGCCTCATATTTCATGCAGGGCCTTTACCGGACTGAGAGCCGACACAACGAATAAGCCTCTCCAGCTCTTCTATTTTTGCTTTCACGTCTTTTATCAACTCTATGCTCCTTGCAACAAACTCAGGCGTTACATCCGGTTTGTTATCACTTTTTGGAGAATATGAAATTGGGCAGCCGTTTCTTTTGTATATCTTTTCATCTTCCATAACTAGCGTATAATTGTCGGAAAATGTTGAGAGCCTGATAGTTTCTTTTGAACCCAGACACAGATAGCCGCCCTGCACCAGCGATTCCGTGAATAATCCAAACACCCTGTTTTGCAGCTCCCTGTTAAAATATATCAACACGTTTCTACAGAGGATGACGTTCATCTCTCCAAACACTCCGTCTGTTGTCAGGTTATGTATCGAAAAAACCACGTTTCGTTTTAACGGCTGAGCAATTGCAGCGGAGTCGCCCTTTGTAGTGAAATAATCACTGAATGACTGAATACCGCCCGCCTGTATATAATTGGCGGCA
The Nitrospirae bacterium YQR-1 DNA segment above includes these coding regions:
- a CDS encoding PAS domain S-box protein, whose product is MQNILIVDDREENLLVLETLLERADVNIIKALNGKDALWNLLSHDFALVILDVQMPEMNGFDVANLIRSNKKTKTLPIIFISASSRDEQLVFKGYESGAVDYLLKPIDDKILISKVNVFLELDKQRQLITEQSEQLRKANEKLEKSLSLLHSTLNSTADGILVIGKDRKVTTYNHTFVKMWNIPDDILSSKDDHTILSYVLSQLKDPDSFINKVNELYNQPEMESFDIIEFKDGRYFQRYSLPQKTTEEVIGRVWSFHNITKERLADIKLRESEELFRTTFENAAVGIAHVSPEGKFIRVNDRFCTIMGYEKEEMLSISFQQITYYDDLKKDIELIKQTLLGQRNNFSREKRYITKQGGIIWGMVTVSLVRDNSGAPMYFIAVIEDITAKKDAEEALEIERDKLTNIMQTLDDGIYIVNSKYGIEFANAAIIKEFGEINGRKCYEYFHNGTQRCLWCKLDDVFSGKTVTWEWVCPKNQKTYSHFNTPIKGIDGTISKFTLIHDISDVKHAQATMTRELDFQRTVAEVSETLLSPEKSVFDIAEIVHKQAMKLTGSSHGYVSEIDPKTEELVGHTYTDMANQQICRVNTILHKIALPKGKDGYNALWGHALNKKEGFYTNNPPAHPTFKGCIPSGHVPLERFLSVPAVIGNKLIGQIALANSEKDYTDDDLNVIQRLAAIYAIAVERKRTEDAIKAIGLYSRNLIESSLDPLVTITYDGKVSDVNTAAENITGYCRDELIGTNFSDYFTDPEKAEAGYKEVFNAGEVRDYELSIRHRNGHITPVLYNASVYKDIAGNILGVFAAARDITDRKHMEEKLRKLNKNLEALVKSETEKRQNHEQILIQQSKMAAMGEMIGLIAHQWKQPLNAIGLNVQDFKDSYTYGEIDDKYIDDTVRVTMQQIDFMSKTIDDFKNFFVPSKKKAMFDVKSAIEELLSIFFHVFTKNNIYVSVKTNEDAGLFTEGYPNEFKQVVLNILNNSKEAIISKGGIDSELRGCIEINIGSNADKSKLIVTIRDNGGGIPEDAMERIFEPYFTTKETGGTGLGLYMSKTIIETNMGGTLTVQNVNGGAEFLISLNTNK
- a CDS encoding PAS domain S-box protein — encoded protein: MEGPDKKDMKPLQSYTTAQTVKFFEKLLNSSSDGIVITDPGKNIIFINNTFCSFFNCLRKDMLETNLYSWLQRFNVKPQDAYIQIENQVLREGVSTNQDVSIITNSGERFFCINSSILEQVAGEDAGVITSIWRDVTECKMLERAALEKKQQLHTAFEFSTIGIAITSPSKGWLDANNKLCEMLGYSKEELIKMTWEEITFPEDLQPDLALFSRVLNGQMDGYKIQKRFIRKDGTIIHTMSWINCRRAQDGLIQYCVVLIEDITERLTIEQRYKTILQTSIDGFWVVDTEGKLIQVNTAYCNMTGYTQQELLKMTIRNVEVIESPEDTRRRIEKIMETGGDRFESRHRCKDGKIIDVEISVNYIKNDNIMFAFVRDITGRKAMEEAIMTMNLNLHRKVEEEIAKNRSMDQLMYEQSRHVAMGELLVNIAHQWRQPLTTIGLLIQDIGDAFKYNELSDEYLEKNITTVMSELDGLSNTINDFKDFYMSNQQAEELKIKEMINNALAVTSGYFDMEDIVIEKELDDDLTINAVQSEFAQVIMNMLTNVRDVWQQRQTPERIVKIHTYKEPATNKIIITIADNGGGVPEDIIGKIFDPYFTTKDKSCGTGLGLYVTKLLVEKSMKGTITVRNIDGWCEFRIEI
- a CDS encoding nitrate reductase, yielding MTDIRAETQWVKSTCPYCGFGCAVLVCIKDGAVRGIEGVKGYPVNNGHICPLASTLPQVFSAPDRLTSPLLRCGNKLTPVTWPEAVKHVADNLQRIIKEHGADAIAFYGGAANLTEEYYLVNKLIKGAVGTNNFECSTRLCMSSTAAGFSSTLGTDAPPACYADIEEADLFFIAGSNMAVSVPILFKRVSDAIQKNGTKVIVADPRKSETTSIADIHLRIRHGTDVALNNALAHVLIKEGFVNEDHVRQYASGLDELKEFLEDYPPSAAARITGCSAEEIIKAARMMGNAKALLAFWFMGYNHSTQAVFKNNTVHNLLLLTGNYCRAGAGPLSITGEANTLGNRMVGALSHLLPGFRQVLNHHHRKEVAAYWGVPFEKIHPMPGRSIIDIIKGLHSGEIRALWVMTTNPAVSLPHTRWIEEGLSKAELLIVQDIFPTETTALAGVVLPAAQWGEKTGTFVSSERRVELVEKFTEPPGEAKPDYEIIWLIAAAMGFKHMFPYTHPEEVFEEWKGLTRGRICDITGITYSRLRGNTGVQFPCPDNNHPGTPRLFTDMRFHRADGRAALLPRSYKEAAEVTTDEYPFILSTGRLSCHFNTRSRTGRIPVLNRLAPESFVEIHYNDAHRLGIAEGDSVKVTSGRGTVHVCARLTDRVPEGTLYMPSHYGRGLNTGEGKLANLLTNPAYDEHSKQPEFKICAVNISK
- a CDS encoding chemotaxis protein CheB, whose protein sequence is MKYEAVVIGASAGGLDALKTLLVNLPVDFPLPIVVVLHLHRDTKDELIKFLSTEVQLKIKYAEDKEKTRKGCVYIAPPDYHLLVEDDRTFSLSVDALVNYSRPSIDVLFESASDVFREHIIGIILTGANSDGSVGLKRIKERGGMAIVQNPQSAQYPAMPTAATAETEVDYILDIEAIADKIQETLMICCDTGR